From the genome of Candidatus Yanofskybacteria bacterium, one region includes:
- a CDS encoding cell division protein FtsK: protein MGRPKKNKEVIKSRPEKGRLEGPSRFDIGQETKNSIWGILSFILAVVSVLSFIGRAGQGGALFDSFARSLFGWGFFIIPVALVLLGVAFIKSISRKIYFSAVFGTILFTLATLAIFFIFGEGSFNVRVTQGGYLGIILGLPLLKSVGFVASAIILVALILISVLVSLDVSITGLFYKNEVDEEVDEKKERLTDNVVVKRNNEVVEDKKPMQEARPVARPVKAEITDKEFVIKNMKPGNWALPPTTFLQEDQDSPATGDINASAMIIKRTLGNFGIDVEMGEVSIGPTVTQYTMRPAVGVKLSKITTLNPDLSLALAAHPLRIEAPIPGKALVGIEVPNKKVALVGLKNMFEEEDFLKSKNFLPLALGRDVSGGAVFAGLDKMPHLLIAGATGTGKSVAINSILLSMLYKHSPDVLKMILVDPKRVELSLYNDIPHLITPVITDNKKVLGALRWAVTEMERRYETLQKMGSRDLFSYNAKMTEKSEPLMPFIVIVIDELADLMASYGRDVEAAIVRLAQMSRAVGIHLIVSTQRPSVEVITGLIKANITSRIGLQVASQVDSRTILDMGGAEKLLGRGDMLFLSGDTSKPRRLQGPMVTEKEVKDVVKFWKTQAEKMEVTEEAGLTIDFEAKSSSGGGGFGGDGGNEEDDMYEEAKETVIQAGKASASLLQRRLRVGYARAARLLDILEDKGIIGPGDGAKPREVYVKPEGMAVSGPMAYGESGINADTPEAERQEDPV from the coding sequence ATGGGAAGACCAAAAAAGAACAAGGAAGTTATTAAGTCACGACCAGAGAAGGGTAGACTAGAAGGGCCATCGCGTTTCGATATAGGTCAGGAAACAAAAAATAGTATTTGGGGGATTTTAAGTTTTATTCTTGCCGTTGTTAGCGTTCTCAGTTTTATTGGCCGTGCCGGTCAGGGCGGAGCATTGTTTGATTCTTTTGCTCGTTCTCTTTTTGGCTGGGGATTTTTTATAATACCGGTAGCACTAGTTCTGCTGGGCGTAGCTTTTATTAAATCTATATCTAGAAAAATATACTTTAGCGCCGTATTTGGCACAATCCTATTCACTCTAGCTACGTTGGCTATATTTTTTATTTTTGGAGAAGGCTCTTTCAATGTTCGCGTTACTCAGGGCGGCTACTTGGGTATTATACTGGGCTTGCCGCTTCTTAAGTCCGTTGGATTCGTAGCCTCGGCTATAATCTTGGTGGCGCTTATCCTTATATCGGTATTAGTGTCTTTGGATGTATCGATTACTGGACTATTTTACAAGAACGAAGTTGATGAAGAAGTTGATGAGAAGAAGGAAAGACTGACAGATAATGTTGTGGTGAAGAGGAATAACGAAGTGGTTGAAGATAAAAAACCGATGCAAGAAGCTAGGCCGGTAGCTAGACCAGTCAAGGCGGAAATTACCGACAAAGAATTCGTCATTAAGAACATGAAGCCTGGCAATTGGGCTCTACCACCAACAACCTTTTTGCAGGAAGATCAGGACTCTCCGGCTACGGGTGATATAAACGCCAGCGCCATGATCATCAAGAGAACCCTTGGGAACTTTGGCATAGACGTTGAGATGGGCGAAGTCTCAATTGGCCCGACAGTTACTCAGTATACGATGCGTCCAGCCGTGGGCGTAAAATTGTCTAAAATTACAACTTTAAATCCAGACTTATCTCTGGCTCTAGCCGCTCATCCTCTTAGAATTGAGGCTCCAATTCCTGGCAAAGCTTTAGTTGGCATCGAAGTTCCTAATAAAAAAGTGGCTCTAGTTGGATTAAAGAATATGTTTGAGGAAGAAGATTTTCTTAAATCTAAAAATTTCTTACCACTAGCACTCGGAAGAGATGTTTCAGGTGGAGCTGTTTTCGCCGGTTTAGATAAGATGCCGCACTTACTCATCGCCGGAGCGACCGGTACTGGAAAGTCTGTAGCTATTAATTCGATTCTGTTGTCTATGTTGTATAAGCACTCTCCTGACGTCCTGAAAATGATTTTGGTAGATCCAAAGAGAGTAGAGCTAAGCTTGTACAATGACATTCCTCATCTAATCACGCCAGTCATCACCGATAATAAGAAAGTTCTAGGAGCTTTACGCTGGGCGGTGACTGAGATGGAACGCCGCTATGAAACATTGCAAAAAATGGGATCTAGAGATTTATTCTCATATAATGCCAAGATGACCGAGAAGTCGGAACCATTGATGCCCTTCATTGTTATAGTTATCGATGAATTGGCTGATCTTATGGCTTCTTATGGACGAGATGTTGAAGCGGCAATTGTTAGGCTGGCTCAAATGTCTCGTGCTGTCGGTATTCATTTGATAGTTTCAACTCAGAGGCCATCGGTAGAGGTTATAACTGGACTGATCAAGGCCAACATCACATCGAGGATTGGCCTACAGGTGGCGAGTCAAGTTGATTCAAGAACCATATTGGATATGGGCGGAGCCGAGAAATTGCTTGGCCGCGGTGATATGCTTTTCTTGTCGGGAGATACATCCAAGCCTAGAAGACTTCAAGGGCCAATGGTAACCGAGAAAGAGGTAAAGGATGTCGTTAAATTCTGGAAGACTCAGGCCGAGAAGATGGAAGTAACCGAAGAAGCGGGGTTAACTATTGATTTCGAAGCCAAGTCTTCGAGCGGTGGCGGTGGATTTGGCGGTGATGGCGGCAATGAAGAAGACGATATGTACGAAGAGGCCAAAGAGACCGTAATTCAAGCCGGAAAAGCTTCGGCTTCCTTGTTGCAGAGAAGACTAAGAGTCGGCTACGCTCGGGCCGCTAGATTACTAGATATACTCGAGGATAAGGGCATCATCGGCCCGGGCGATGGCGCCAAGCCTAGGGAGGTTTATGTTAAGCCCGAAGGTATGGCGGTGTCTGGCCCCATGGCATATGGCGAGTCAGGTATAAACGCCGATACACCCGAAGCCGAGAGACAAGAAGATCCAGTATAA
- the recA gene encoding recombinase RecA yields MAKKQEDKQHIQDGKNKSVDLMVKEIQEKYGDGSIMRLGNVAKVDVDVIPTGSISLDLALGVGGIPRGRVIEVFGPESSGKTTLALHIVSEAQKLGGVAAYIDAEHALDPEYAKKIGVKIDQLLISQPDTGEQALDILESLVKSGGVDIVVIDSVAALTPRAEIEGEMDQQHVGGQARLMSHALRKLTAIVAKSKTSVLFINQLRQKIGIMFGNPETTPGGLALKFYSSVRIDIRRSAQIQNGEKIVGNRTKVKIVKNKVAPPFRTCEFDIMYNEGISRYSDVVNSGVRYGVLTKAGSWFNYGEVRLGQGIEGSRQFIKENPKVEKEIVEKIKAAAVLEA; encoded by the coding sequence ATGGCTAAGAAACAAGAGGACAAACAGCATATCCAAGATGGTAAAAATAAGTCAGTAGACTTAATGGTGAAGGAGATACAAGAGAAGTATGGTGATGGATCTATTATGAGACTTGGGAATGTTGCTAAGGTAGACGTAGACGTCATCCCAACGGGGTCTATTTCGCTTGATTTAGCCCTAGGCGTGGGGGGTATCCCCAGGGGTAGGGTAATAGAGGTATTTGGCCCAGAAAGCTCTGGTAAAACGACCCTGGCGCTTCACATAGTTTCTGAGGCTCAGAAGCTTGGTGGAGTTGCTGCTTATATCGACGCTGAACATGCCCTAGATCCAGAATATGCCAAGAAGATTGGTGTTAAGATCGATCAACTTTTGATATCCCAGCCGGATACTGGAGAGCAGGCCCTGGATATACTCGAGAGCCTAGTTAAATCTGGCGGTGTAGACATCGTGGTGATCGATTCGGTAGCAGCGCTTACTCCTCGCGCAGAGATTGAGGGGGAGATGGATCAGCAGCACGTGGGTGGCCAGGCTAGACTCATGTCGCATGCTCTAAGAAAGTTGACGGCTATTGTTGCAAAATCGAAGACGTCTGTCCTATTCATTAATCAATTGAGGCAGAAGATTGGCATTATGTTCGGTAATCCAGAGACTACTCCTGGCGGCCTAGCCTTGAAGTTTTATTCTTCTGTTAGAATAGATATTCGACGCTCGGCCCAGATCCAAAATGGTGAGAAAATCGTGGGCAACAGAACTAAGGTTAAGATTGTGAAAAATAAAGTTGCGCCACCATTTAGAACTTGCGAGTTTGATATTATGTATAATGAAGGCATCTCAAGATATTCGGATGTTGTTAATTCGGGCGTGCGCTATGGTGTTTTAACTAAGGCAGGAAGCTGGTTTAATTATGGAGAGGTAAGGCTGGGGCAGGGTATCGAAGGCTCACGGCAATTTATAAAAGAAAATCCAAAAGTAGAGAAGGAGATAGTTGAGAAAATTAAGGCCGCAGCTGTTCTGGAGGCGTAG
- the rpoC gene encoding DNA-directed RNA polymerase subunit beta' codes for MNLSSIKLKVASPEDILSWSYGEVTKPETINYRTQKPEREGLFSEAIFGPTKDWECYCGKYKRIRYKGIICDRCGVEVTRSIVRRERMGHIKLAAPVAHIWFLRGVPSKIAAILGVSLPELEKVVYFASYVVMKVNEDLKAEAMKRVEGEFKSKIKNLAEGSDEERALKELKDRERNNLRNLVKYQIISELDFRDLSLKYGEVFEAGIGAEAIRRLLEDINLEDAIVNLEAEAKNETNPLEAKKMARRMKFLRGMHRAGIRPEWMVITILPIIPPSLRPMVPLDGGRYATSDLNDLYRRVINRNNRLKHLIELKAPEVITKNEKRMLQEAVDALIDNSMRRGQVTTAASTGQKRALKSLADMLKGKQGRFRQNLLGKRVDYSGRSVIVVGPEMSMDECGLPKRMALELFKPFVIGILIRKELAHNIKSAGRLIEQETPDVWAALEEAMTEKLVLLNRAPTLHRLSVQAFKPTLIEGKAIKVPALPTTAFNADFDGDQMAVHLPLTDEAQKEARELMLASRGILKPATGEPVAVPKNDVVLGVYYLTSINEGGKGEGKFFGSTEEAMMALSNDFIELRSKIKIQNPDKTEGQPRLVETTVGRLIFNQALPEGHKFVNRTIAKHDLKNIESDIWDENPFEVIVKFLNTITSLGFKYATISGLSWGMDDIRIPKEKPQIIEEADKLTEENMQLYEQGLLTEYERKSRAIEIWNGAKNKLSVLVKKSLGPNDSAYMMVESKARGSWTVLDQMMGMRGIFANPSGELIELPVRSSLKEGLAPLEYFISTHGARKGLVDTALKTATAGYLTRRLVDVAQDIVITEEDCKDKEGYILYADDKKFSGDTLGKRIKGRVVMDDILGDDGEVIVKKGKIVDKETAKRVESLKLEKIRIRSLLKCKSLAGVCRMCYGYDLSKNKLVEIGEAVGVVTAQAIGEPGTQLTMRTFHTGGVAGGGADITMGLPRVEEIFEARPPSFKALVSDVDGKVVSVEEKGKQKILTIQVSGTGENREYAVSPNIAIAVVAGDFVTLGQQLSEGNIDIKDLYHVTKDADLVARNIIREVQAIYFPTGDSINDKHVELITRQMFSRVKVLNPGDTDLLSGDIMEKRRVWQENAVAKDGDKLEATYEQLLSGITRVSLTTDSFLSSASFQETAKVLIESATVGKEDFLRGLKENVIIGRLIPAGTGLNSEIEEMIEE; via the coding sequence ATGAATCTATCATCTATAAAACTAAAGGTCGCATCGCCAGAAGATATCTTATCGTGGTCATACGGTGAAGTTACAAAGCCGGAGACTATAAACTACAGAACTCAGAAACCCGAGAGAGAAGGGCTATTCTCAGAAGCTATCTTCGGTCCAACTAAGGACTGGGAATGTTATTGCGGTAAGTACAAGAGAATTCGATATAAGGGAATCATCTGCGATAGGTGCGGTGTTGAAGTCACGCGCTCAATTGTTAGAAGAGAGAGAATGGGACACATTAAGCTGGCCGCACCAGTCGCGCATATTTGGTTTTTGAGAGGTGTGCCGTCAAAGATTGCCGCCATACTTGGCGTCTCCTTGCCAGAACTTGAGAAGGTCGTCTACTTTGCCAGCTATGTAGTCATGAAAGTGAACGAAGACTTGAAGGCCGAAGCTATGAAGAGAGTTGAGGGCGAATTTAAGTCTAAGATAAAAAATCTAGCCGAAGGATCAGATGAGGAAAGGGCTTTGAAAGAGTTGAAAGACAGAGAAAGAAATAATCTTAGGAATTTAGTTAAGTACCAAATTATTTCAGAGCTAGACTTTAGAGATCTATCATTAAAATATGGTGAAGTTTTTGAAGCTGGTATCGGCGCTGAAGCTATCCGAAGATTGCTCGAAGATATAAACCTTGAAGATGCAATCGTCAACTTAGAGGCTGAGGCCAAGAATGAGACCAATCCTCTGGAGGCCAAGAAGATGGCAAGAAGGATGAAGTTCTTAAGGGGTATGCATCGAGCCGGAATAAGGCCCGAGTGGATGGTTATAACTATTCTGCCGATTATCCCGCCATCACTAAGACCGATGGTGCCTTTGGATGGTGGAAGATACGCTACGTCCGATCTAAATGATTTGTACAGAAGAGTAATCAATAGAAATAATAGACTAAAGCATTTAATAGAATTAAAGGCGCCCGAAGTAATTACCAAGAACGAGAAGAGAATGCTTCAAGAAGCCGTCGATGCTCTGATTGATAATTCCATGAGAAGAGGTCAGGTTACTACTGCCGCTTCGACTGGGCAGAAGAGGGCTCTCAAGTCTCTAGCTGACATGCTTAAAGGTAAACAGGGACGTTTTAGACAGAATTTACTTGGAAAAAGAGTAGATTACTCAGGCCGAAGCGTTATCGTAGTCGGTCCAGAGATGAGTATGGATGAATGCGGCTTGCCGAAACGTATGGCTCTAGAATTATTCAAGCCTTTTGTTATCGGTATTTTAATTAGAAAAGAATTAGCTCACAACATTAAGTCAGCCGGTAGATTGATTGAGCAAGAGACGCCAGACGTTTGGGCGGCTTTAGAAGAAGCCATGACCGAGAAGCTGGTATTGCTAAATCGTGCTCCAACATTGCACAGATTGTCTGTTCAAGCTTTTAAGCCAACTCTTATTGAGGGTAAGGCTATAAAGGTCCCAGCACTACCAACGACAGCGTTTAACGCCGACTTCGACGGTGACCAAATGGCCGTTCATTTGCCATTGACTGACGAAGCTCAAAAAGAAGCTAGAGAATTGATGTTGGCTTCACGAGGAATACTCAAGCCAGCTACTGGCGAGCCGGTAGCCGTTCCTAAGAATGACGTTGTCTTAGGTGTTTACTATCTAACCAGCATTAACGAGGGTGGAAAGGGCGAGGGTAAGTTTTTTGGAAGTACTGAGGAAGCCATGATGGCTCTAAGTAATGATTTTATAGAATTAAGATCTAAGATCAAAATTCAGAATCCTGACAAGACCGAGGGGCAACCTAGATTGGTAGAGACAACAGTCGGACGTCTAATATTTAATCAGGCATTACCCGAAGGTCACAAGTTCGTAAATAGGACCATAGCCAAACACGACCTAAAGAATATCGAATCAGATATCTGGGATGAGAACCCGTTTGAAGTCATAGTAAAGTTTCTTAATACGATTACGAGTCTTGGATTCAAGTACGCGACCATATCTGGATTGTCTTGGGGTATGGATGACATCAGAATCCCGAAAGAGAAGCCTCAAATCATCGAAGAGGCCGACAAGCTGACCGAAGAGAATATGCAATTATATGAACAGGGATTATTGACTGAGTATGAAAGAAAATCTAGAGCTATTGAAATATGGAATGGTGCTAAAAATAAACTGTCAGTCTTGGTCAAAAAATCGCTAGGCCCCAATGACTCGGCTTACATGATGGTTGAATCGAAAGCCAGAGGAAGCTGGACGGTGCTAGATCAAATGATGGGTATGAGAGGTATTTTCGCTAATCCGTCTGGAGAACTAATCGAACTACCAGTTAGGAGTTCTCTTAAGGAAGGCTTGGCCCCACTTGAATATTTCATTTCAACTCACGGCGCTAGAAAGGGATTAGTAGACACCGCTCTTAAGACTGCAACTGCGGGCTATTTAACCAGAAGACTAGTTGATGTTGCTCAGGATATCGTCATCACCGAAGAAGACTGTAAGGATAAAGAGGGATATATCTTGTATGCCGACGATAAAAAGTTTAGTGGTGATACTCTTGGTAAAAGAATTAAGGGGAGGGTTGTCATGGATGATATTCTTGGCGATGACGGCGAAGTCATAGTTAAGAAGGGCAAAATCGTAGACAAAGAAACAGCCAAGAGAGTAGAAAGCTTGAAACTTGAGAAGATAAGAATCCGATCGTTGCTTAAATGTAAATCTCTAGCTGGTGTCTGCAGAATGTGCTATGGCTACGATCTATCAAAGAATAAATTAGTTGAGATTGGCGAGGCCGTAGGAGTTGTTACGGCTCAGGCAATTGGAGAGCCTGGCACCCAGTTAACCATGAGAACATTCCATACTGGAGGTGTTGCTGGTGGCGGTGCCGACATTACGATGGGTCTACCTCGCGTTGAAGAAATATTTGAGGCCCGACCGCCATCATTTAAGGCTCTTGTCTCTGATGTTGATGGTAAAGTCGTATCCGTGGAGGAGAAGGGAAAGCAGAAAATACTTACTATCCAAGTATCGGGTACAGGTGAGAATAGAGAATACGCAGTTTCTCCAAATATCGCCATCGCCGTAGTTGCCGGAGACTTTGTTACTCTTGGTCAGCAATTGAGCGAAGGTAACATAGACATTAAGGACTTATATCACGTCACAAAGGATGCCGACTTGGTTGCTAGAAATATAATCAGAGAAGTCCAAGCCATCTACTTCCCAACCGGAGATAGTATTAACGACAAACACGTTGAGCTCATTACTCGACAGATGTTTTCTAGAGTGAAGGTCCTAAATCCTGGCGATACAGATTTGCTATCCGGTGATATCATGGAGAAGAGGAGAGTCTGGCAAGAAAACGCCGTAGCCAAGGATGGAGATAAGCTTGAGGCGACCTATGAGCAATTACTATCTGGTATAACTAGAGTATCGTTAACGACTGATAGCTTCTTGTCGTCAGCCTCATTCCAAGAAACGGCCAAGGTATTGATCGAAAGCGCGACAGTTGGTAAGGAGGACTTCTTAAGAGGTCTAAAAGAAAATGTTATTATTGGCCGCCTGATACCAGCTGGTACGGGCCTAAACAGCGAAATTGAGGAGATGATAGAGGAGTAA
- the rpoB gene encoding DNA-directed RNA polymerase subunit beta, with protein MMRKIFSKHSVENFEAPNLVQVQLDSYRWFLDHGLKELLKDVSPVDDWTGKELKLSFLDFKLDEPKYKERVALEKNITYEAPLKVKVGLENKRTGQYREQELFLADFPLMTPRGTFIINGVERVVISQLIRSPGALFSLSKSSRFKRYFGAKLIPARGAWLEFETEYNGVISARIDRKRKVPVTAILRAFGISKDDDIKKHFVDVDTDEQTKFILSTILADPSSNEEEGLIEMYKRIRPGDPATVDNARQMIHNMFFNPARYDLSKVGRFRTNKRFNEEIGLEDPQERVLRAQDIINILKEIIRLNNDPHSEPDNIDHLGNRRVKTLGELLQDRLRVAFARMERIIKDRMSTMEPESVMPAQLINSRPFVAALKEFFASGQLSQFMDQHNPLAELEHKRRLSALGPGGLTRERASFEVRDVHPSHYGRICPIATPEGPNIGLVGHLALYSKISPLGFILTPYIKVIDSKVTDEVIYMDATEEERHIIAQAGAEIDKNGKLVGDKIVARLKGEPGTAMPSEINYIDVSPRQQFSVATSLIPFLEHDDANRALMGSNMQRQAVPLIMPEAPYVGTGLEGKIAKDSGLVTLASENGVIKEVDSGHITLETEKGKDIEYDLIKFAKSNAFTCINQRPIIAKGDKVKKGQPLADGPSTDKGELALGRNLVMAFMSFDGCNFEDAIVLSDRLVKEDILSSIHIEDYSTDVRETKLGPEVTTYDIPNVAMERLNDLDPDGVVRVGAEVRSQDILIGKISPKGESDLTAEERLLRAIFGEKSRDVKDTSLRLSYGKQGRVVDVKTFSRDEGDKLDVGVIKRIQVSVAELRKIQVGDKLAGRHGNKGVISIILPKEDMPFLPDGTPVDMVLSPLGIISRMNIGQVLEAHLGLAAKKLDYHAATPAMAGPTEETIKEELEKAGYPVDGKIQLYDGRTGLPFDQKSFVGVTYFMKLIHMVEDKIHMRSIGPYSLITQQPLGGKAQFGGQRFGEMEVWALEGYGAAHTLQEMLTIKSDDVLGRAKTYESIVNGEKIRAPHLPESFKVLVSEIKGLGLNVELIER; from the coding sequence ATGATGCGCAAAATATTTTCCAAGCATTCGGTAGAAAATTTTGAAGCTCCAAATTTAGTCCAAGTCCAATTGGATTCGTATAGATGGTTTTTGGATCATGGACTCAAGGAATTATTAAAAGACGTATCTCCGGTAGACGACTGGACGGGTAAAGAGCTTAAGCTTAGTTTTTTGGATTTTAAGCTGGACGAGCCAAAGTACAAGGAGAGAGTAGCGCTTGAGAAAAACATAACCTACGAAGCGCCCCTCAAAGTTAAGGTTGGCCTAGAGAACAAAAGAACTGGCCAATACAGAGAGCAGGAATTATTCTTAGCAGATTTCCCCCTAATGACGCCTAGGGGTACTTTTATTATCAATGGTGTCGAGAGAGTCGTCATATCACAATTAATTAGAAGCCCAGGCGCCCTATTCTCATTATCAAAATCAAGTCGCTTTAAGCGATATTTTGGTGCCAAATTAATTCCTGCTCGTGGCGCATGGCTAGAATTTGAAACCGAATATAACGGAGTAATATCAGCCAGGATAGACAGAAAGAGAAAAGTTCCAGTTACCGCTATCTTGAGGGCTTTTGGTATATCTAAAGACGATGATATCAAGAAACATTTTGTAGACGTTGATACCGATGAGCAAACTAAGTTCATATTGTCCACGATTTTAGCTGATCCATCTTCGAACGAAGAAGAGGGCTTAATTGAGATGTATAAGAGGATAAGGCCTGGAGATCCGGCTACGGTTGATAATGCTAGGCAGATGATACATAACATGTTCTTTAACCCGGCTCGTTATGATTTATCAAAAGTTGGCAGATTCAGAACCAACAAAAGATTTAATGAAGAGATCGGCTTAGAAGATCCACAGGAGAGAGTTCTGAGAGCTCAAGATATTATAAATATTTTGAAAGAGATAATTAGGCTGAATAACGATCCTCATTCCGAGCCAGACAACATAGATCACCTTGGCAATAGGAGAGTTAAGACTTTAGGCGAATTGCTACAAGATAGATTGAGAGTAGCTTTTGCCAGGATGGAGAGAATTATAAAAGACAGAATGAGTACCATGGAACCGGAGTCAGTCATGCCGGCACAGCTCATCAATTCTCGACCCTTTGTGGCCGCATTAAAAGAATTTTTCGCTTCTGGTCAACTTTCACAATTCATGGACCAACATAATCCGTTGGCCGAATTAGAGCACAAGAGAAGACTATCGGCTCTGGGTCCTGGAGGTCTAACTCGAGAAAGGGCTAGCTTTGAAGTAAGAGACGTTCACCCCTCACACTATGGGAGGATTTGTCCTATCGCAACTCCAGAAGGTCCTAATATCGGTTTGGTTGGACACTTAGCCTTGTATTCCAAGATTTCTCCTCTCGGTTTTATTCTTACGCCGTATATAAAAGTAATCGACAGTAAGGTTACGGACGAGGTAATATACATGGATGCCACCGAGGAAGAAAGACATATTATAGCTCAGGCCGGAGCCGAAATAGATAAGAATGGTAAGCTTGTTGGCGACAAGATCGTGGCTAGATTAAAAGGTGAGCCTGGTACGGCCATGCCATCGGAAATAAATTATATAGACGTTTCTCCAAGGCAACAGTTTTCTGTAGCCACCTCTTTGATTCCATTCTTAGAGCACGATGACGCTAATCGCGCCTTGATGGGATCGAATATGCAAAGACAAGCTGTTCCGCTGATTATGCCAGAGGCGCCTTATGTTGGAACCGGCCTAGAGGGTAAGATCGCGAAAGATTCGGGATTAGTCACTCTTGCTTCTGAAAATGGAGTAATCAAAGAAGTTGATTCAGGCCACATTACCCTAGAGACTGAGAAGGGCAAGGATATCGAATATGATTTAATAAAATTTGCTAAGTCTAATGCATTCACTTGTATTAATCAAAGGCCAATAATAGCGAAAGGCGACAAAGTTAAAAAAGGACAGCCTTTGGCGGACGGACCGTCTACTGACAAGGGCGAGCTGGCTCTTGGAAGGAATTTAGTTATGGCTTTTATGTCTTTTGACGGATGCAACTTTGAAGACGCCATTGTTCTCTCAGATAGATTGGTCAAGGAAGACATTCTCTCGTCTATTCACATAGAAGACTATTCGACTGATGTTCGTGAGACTAAGCTTGGTCCAGAGGTAACTACTTACGATATTCCGAACGTAGCCATGGAAAGATTGAATGATCTTGATCCAGATGGCGTAGTTAGGGTTGGAGCCGAAGTCAGGTCTCAAGATATTCTAATTGGTAAGATTTCACCAAAAGGTGAGAGCGATTTAACGGCAGAGGAGAGATTGCTAAGAGCTATATTCGGCGAGAAATCTAGAGATGTTAAAGATACGTCACTAAGATTAAGCTATGGTAAGCAGGGCAGAGTTGTTGACGTTAAGACGTTTTCGAGAGACGAGGGTGACAAGCTGGATGTTGGCGTTATCAAAAGAATCCAAGTCTCAGTGGCCGAATTAAGAAAAATTCAAGTAGGCGATAAACTAGCCGGAAGACACGGAAACAAAGGAGTAATTTCAATAATATTACCGAAAGAAGATATGCCATTTTTGCCAGATGGAACCCCAGTTGATATGGTGTTGTCTCCATTAGGCATCATTTCTCGTATGAATATCGGACAAGTACTCGAAGCCCATCTAGGATTAGCTGCTAAAAAATTAGATTACCATGCCGCAACTCCAGCTATGGCCGGACCGACCGAGGAAACAATCAAGGAAGAACTTGAGAAGGCTGGATATCCAGTCGACGGTAAGATTCAACTATATGACGGTAGAACCGGATTACCATTTGATCAAAAGTCATTTGTTGGTGTTACCTATTTCATGAAGCTTATTCACATGGTGGAGGACAAGATCCACATGAGATCTATCGGTCCTTATTCTCTAATTACCCAGCAGCCGCTAGGAGGGAAGGCTCAGTTTGGCGGACAAAGATTTGGAGAGATGGAAGTCTGGGCTCTAGAGGGATATGGCGCGGCACACACATTACAAGAAATGCTAACTATCAAGTCTGACGATGTTTTGGGTCGAGCAAAGACTTACGAATCAATAGTAAACGGTGAGAAGATAAGAGCTCCACATCTGCCGGAATCATTTAAGGTTTTGGTCTCAGAAATAAAGGGCTTGGGCTTAAACGTAGAACTTATCGAAAGATAA
- a CDS encoding rod shape-determining protein RodA: MDQPRNFREFTRRISFYFHEIDFILFATMVAISLFGVVNMYGISGSVHELVPKQLLIVVIAICVMTFFSFINYRYLKNYSFPVVFSYVVSILLLLLTFYSRSIRGVNSWIILGNYTFEPVELAKLVLIILLAKFFSQRHIHINDIKNIIISGIYFGIPAAIIILQPDLGSAIIFSLIWLSMLMASGISKKHFIILVIAGLIVSGFGWNFVLKDYQKTRVISFLNPYKDPRGAGYNLIQSKIAIGTGYWFGNGLGNGAQVKLGFLPEPKNDFVFAATIEQFGLVGMSLVLATILLMLSRIVNIGKRSNNNFGRLFSIGLAVFIFAHVFVGASVNIGLMPATGIPFPFLSYGGSNLISIAIGLGVMQNIKRNS; encoded by the coding sequence ATGGATCAACCGAGGAATTTCAGAGAATTTACGAGAAGAATTAGTTTCTATTTCCACGAAATTGATTTTATTTTATTTGCCACCATGGTGGCAATTTCTTTATTTGGAGTAGTTAATATGTATGGCATATCGGGTAGCGTACACGAGCTAGTCCCGAAGCAGTTATTAATAGTCGTTATCGCTATCTGCGTGATGACATTCTTCTCTTTCATAAACTATAGGTATCTAAAGAACTATTCTTTCCCGGTAGTGTTCTCGTATGTTGTCTCAATCCTACTACTTCTGTTGACCTTCTATTCTAGATCTATCCGTGGGGTTAACTCTTGGATCATTTTAGGAAATTATACATTCGAGCCGGTAGAACTGGCGAAGTTGGTTTTAATAATTTTATTGGCAAAATTCTTTTCTCAGAGGCATATTCATATAAACGATATCAAGAACATAATAATATCGGGCATATATTTTGGCATTCCGGCCGCTATCATTATTCTTCAGCCAGATCTTGGATCGGCAATAATATTCTCCTTGATATGGCTATCAATGTTGATGGCTTCTGGCATAAGTAAAAAACATTTCATAATCCTAGTTATCGCTGGGTTAATAGTATCTGGTTTCGGCTGGAATTTTGTCCTTAAAGATTATCAGAAAACCAGGGTGATCTCTTTTCTGAACCCGTATAAAGATCCAAGGGGAGCGGGCTATAACTTAATTCAATCGAAGATAGCGATTGGAACCGGCTATTGGTTTGGAAATGGTCTTGGCAACGGAGCTCAGGTGAAGTTGGGTTTCTTGCCGGAGCCGAAGAATGATTTCGTATTTGCGGCGACGATAGAGCAATTCGGCCTGGTGGGTATGAGTTTGGTTCTGGCCACCATATTGCTTATGCTGTCCCGGATTGTTAATATTGGCAAGCGTTCAAATAATAATTTTGGTCGCTTGTTCTCTATCGGGCTGGCAGTATTTATATTCGCCCACGTTTTCGTAGGGGCCTCGGTCAACATCGGTTTGATGCCGGCCACGGGAATACCATTCCCGTTCCTTAGCTATGGAGGTAGCAATCTAATATCGATAGCTATCGGCCTAGGCGTAATGCAAAATATTAAAAGAAATTCATAA